The following are encoded in a window of Haliotis asinina isolate JCU_RB_2024 chromosome 14, JCU_Hal_asi_v2, whole genome shotgun sequence genomic DNA:
- the LOC137261366 gene encoding ecdysone-induced protein 78C-like isoform X2: MLDCPSTTSQRITLEADSNLGTADFNSPKQSFLPCKVCGDRASGYHYGVTSCEGCKGFFRRSIQKQIEYRCLRDGKCMVIRLNRNRCQYCRFKKCLAVGMSRDSVRYGRVPKRSKSQDDQRVSSTDSSQDQTALENKQLAIYDVILSISQAHHTHCGLTEDKIKVIQRKPATLMQQIKIPEQPVQFTAEELEAQRLLMWQHLSTLITPSIQSVVEFAKRVPGFSELSQDDQLILIKTGFFEIWLTRMARMFNKEENSVTFEDGSIIPKDELDVVYSPEFVSSMFDVAASFNVLNLNDTEVGLFTGIVLSSADRQGLSDSKSVEKIQDNLIEALKLQVSRNHSTEENLFASIIMKLPELRTLGSKHQETLKWYRGHWEHVALPPLFSEIYDIPKAEEDVAP; encoded by the exons CCGACAGCAATCTCGGGACTGCTGATTTCAACAGTCCTAAGCAGTCATTTTTACCATGCAAGGTATGTGGCGACCGGGCATCAGGCTATCATTATGGCGTCACTTCCTGTGAAGGATGCAAG GGCTTCTTCCGCAGAAGTATACAGAAGCAGATCGAGTACCGCTGTTTACGAGACGGGAAATGTATGGTCATTCGACTCAATCGCAACCGCTGTCAGTATTGCCGATTCAAGAAATGTCTTGCTGTGGGAATGTCTCGGGACT CTGTTCGATATGGCCGAGTCCCGAAGCGCTCCAAGAGTCAGGATGACCAGCGTGTGAGCTCTACTGACTCCAGTCAAGATCAGACAGCTCTGGAAAACAAACAGTTGGCAATCTACGATGTGATCCTAAGTATCTCACAGGCCCATCACACGCACTGTGGCCTCACCGAGGACAAGATCAAGGTCATTCAGAGAAAACCAGCAACACTG ATGCAACAGATCAAGATACCGGAACAGCCAGTACAGTTTACAGCAGAGGAACTGGAGGCCCAGAGACTCCTGATGTGGCAGCACCTCTCTACCCTCATCACTCCCTCTATACAGAGTGTGGTTGAGTTTGCTAAAAGAGTGCCAG GTTTCTCCGAGCTGTCTCAAGATGACCAACTGATATTAATCAAGACAGGTTTCTTTGAGATCTGGCTTACACGCATGGCCCGAATGTTCAACAAGGAAGAGAACTCTGTGACCTTTGAAGACGGGAGTATTATACCCAAAGATGAACTAGATGTTGTGTACTCA CCTGAGTTTGTGTCGTCCATGTTTGATGTAGCAGCCAGCTTTAATGTCCTAAACCTCAATGATACGGAAGTGGGTCTCTTCACAGGCATTGTGTTAAGTTCAGCTG ATCGACAAGGCCTGTCAGATTCCAAATCTGTTGAAAAAATTCAGGACAATTTGATAGAAGCTTTAAAACTTCAGGTTAGCCGGAACCATTCCACAGAGGAGAATCTGTTCGCCTCCATCATAATGAAACTCCCTGAACTGAGAACCCTAGGGTCAAAACACCAGGAAACATTGAAGTGGTACCGAGGACATTGGGAGCATGTGGCCCTGCCACCTTTGTTTTCTGAGATTTATGACATACCAAAGGCAGAGGAAGATGTGGCTCCATAG